A genome region from Gigantopelta aegis isolate Gae_Host chromosome 3, Gae_host_genome, whole genome shotgun sequence includes the following:
- the LOC121369103 gene encoding toll-like receptor 13 isoform X2: protein MDLPSTVALVVLLVSRLGDVSSSRCSWSCKCYPKTKIAICGKTKPGIRRIPTVPGYVRYYTFSDGNIPALNRTALSPLANNSLLSLALLSDSIETLSADVFVDFQDLVMLDLSGNKIASSLLKSAFLSLGYELKSIILGNMNFGVIPHDLFETNKTLYVKKIIFSHNRLTSFNDSLLVLMPHLMQLDLGFNQISNYYNHYHNKYPNLRKIQLSHNLLREFPNFCWANGTIRYNRLESLDVSNNAILSLGSLSPTCIHNIKKIVLDGNRLTVLKNNTFSDLTQLVTLHLSSLRYLKVIEELAFNSTSLSILSLSYNVKMKPSMFPGKFPFIWAPKLSQLSLQETRLLLPLHLLRSLLLQLKSIRELNLQRTRINTLPPRTLCHLHYLKNLDLQGNYMARWDDETFSDVTQLNYLNLGGNRISVINETSFPVEFRTAIKAINLGNNDFLCTCALLWFRTWMNEVIKNKTIKFVNYPRKYYCKNPKHLRLDKFNPTADSCKTLNPYIIPFVSSGSIVLVVLIATIVIYRNRWTIRYCMYTKRKRSQYPPLLGGEHQLKYDAFVSFDSKDSDWMMEEVGNFLEGELELKLCIHERDFKVGGMIFDNIVECMDQSKKIILILSNNFVRSNWCKCELKLATKDKFETHKDVIVVIREMVDRKHMFKSLKALIDNTTYIEWSADESAKKLFRCRLAEVMGCEHGSVALM from the coding sequence ATGGATTTGCCATCTACCGTCGCCCTTGTGGTCCTACTGGTGTCTCGGCTCGGAGATGTGTCCTCCTCCAGGTGCTCCTGGTCGTGTAAATGCTATCCCAAAACTAAGATCGCAATCTGTGGGAAGACCAAGCCGGGCATCCGACGAATTCCGACTGTGCCTGGCTACGTGCGCTACTACACCTTCTCCGACGGCAACATCCCCGCGTTAAACAGGACAGCACTGTCGCCGCTCGCCAACAACTCCCTCCTTTCGTTGGCGTTGCTTAGCGACAGCATCGAAACGCTGTCAGCAGACGTGTTCGTCGATTTTCAGGACCTCGTCATGCTCGATCTGAGTGGAAACAAAATCGCGTCGAGTCTGTTGAAATCTGCCTTCTTGTCTCTTGGCTACGAGCTGAAGAGCATCATTCTTGGCAACATGAACTTTGGAGTTATTCCACACGATCTGTTTGAGACCAATAAGACCCTTTATGtcaagaagataattttcagTCACAACAGGCTGACATCTTTTAACGATTCATTGCTTGTACTGATGCCGCATTTAATGCAGCTGGATCTAGGGTTCAACCAGATATCCAATTACTACAACCACTACCACAACAAATACCCTAACCTGAGAAAGATACAACTTAGCCACAATTTGCTAAGAGAGTTTCCAAATTTCTGTTGGGCCAATGGCACAATTCGCTACAACAGACTGGAAAGTCTCGATGTCTCGAACAACGCGATTTTGTCACTGGGAAGTTTATCGCCAACCTGTATtcacaacattaaaaaaattgtgttagATGGTAACCGATTGACAGTACTTAAAAATAACACATTCAGCGACCTTACTCAGTTAGTTACTCTACATTTATCGAGTCTGCGGTACTTAAAAGTGATCGAAGAACTGGCGTTTAACTCCACATCGCTttcaatattaagtttaagttatAACGTAAAAATGAAACCTAGCATGTTTCCCGGAAAGTTTCCATTTATTTGGGCCCCTAAGCTCTCACAACTGAGTCTTCAGGAAACTCGACTTTTGCTTCCATTGCATTTGTTACGGTCCTTGTTGCTTCAGCTAAAATCCATCAGGGAACTGAATTTGCAGAGGACCCGGATCAATACATTACCACCGCGAACACTTTGTCATCTTCATTACCTGAAAAATCTGGATCTCCAGGGAAACTATATGGCCAGGTGGGATGACGAGACGtttagtgacgtcacacagcTGAACTACCTAAACCTCGGTGGTAACCGCATCAGTGTCATCAACGAAACGTCATTTCCGGTCGAGTTCAGGACCGCCATTAAGGCGATCAATCTAGGGAACAACGACTTCCTTTGTACCTGCGCTCTGTTGTGGTTTCGCACGTGGATGAACGAAGTAATAAAGAACAAGACAATAAAGTTCGTGAACTATCCACGTAAATACTACTGTAAAAACCCAAAACACCTCAGACTAGATAAATTTAACCCCACCGCTGACTCTTGCAAAACGCTGAATCCGTACATCATTCCGTTTGTGTCAAGTGGATCGATAGTATTGGTGGTCTTGATTGCCACCATCGTTATATATCGTAATAGATGGACGATTCGGTATTGCATGTATACCAAGAGAAAACGGTCTCAATATCCTCCGCTGCTGGGTGGCGAACACCAACTTAAATACGATGCGTTCGTGTCATTTGATTCTAAGGATTCTGACTGGATGATGGAAGAAGTGGGAAACTTCCTGGAGGGTGAACTAGAGCTCAAACTGTGCATCCACGAAAGAGATTTCAAAGTAGGGGGCATGATTTTCGACAATATCGTAGAGTGCATGGATCAGAGCAAGAAGATAATTTTGATTCTGTCTAACAACTTCGTCAGGAGTAATTGGTGCAAGTGCGAATTGAAACTGGCTACTAAAGACAAATTCGAAACTCACAAAGATGTCATTGTTGTCATCCGTGAAATGGTTGACAGGAAACATATGTTCAAATCTCTCAAGGCGTTGATAGATAATACTACATACATTGAATGGAGTGCAGATGAAAGTGCCAAAAAGCTTTTTAGGTGTCGTCTTGCTGAAGTCATGGGTTGTGAACatgggtctgtcgctttaatgtGA
- the LOC121369103 gene encoding toll-like receptor 13 isoform X1: protein MDLPSTVALVVLLVSRLGDVSSSRCSWSCKCYPKTKIAICGKTKPGIRRIPTVPGYVRYYTFSDGNIPALNRTALSPLANNSLLSLALLSDSIETLSADVFVDFQDLVMLDLSGNKIASSLLKSAFLSLGYELKSIILGNMNFGVIPHDLFETNKTLYVKKIIFSHNRLTSFNDSLLVLMPHLMQLDLGFNQISNYYNHYHNKYPNLRKIQLSHNLLREFPNFCWANGTIRYNRLESLDVSNNAILSLGSLSPTCIHNIKKIVLDGNRLTVLKNNTFSDLTQLVTLHLSSLRYLKVIEELAFNSTSLSILSLSYNVKMKPSMFPGKFPFIWAPKLSQLSLQETRLLLPLHLLRSLLLQLKSIRELNLQRTRINTLPPRTLCHLHYLKNLDLQGNYMARWDDETFSDVTQLNYLNLGGNRISVINETSFPVEFRTAIKAINLGNNDFLCTCALLWFRTWMNEVIKNKTIKFVNYPRKYYCKNPKHLRLDKFNPTADSCKTLNPYIIPFVSSGSIVLVVLIATIVIYRNRWTIRYCMYTKRKRSQYPPLLGGEHQLKYDAFVSFDSKDSDWMMEEVGNFLEGELELKLCIHERDFKVGGMIFDNIVECMDQSKKIILILSNNFVRSNWCKCELKLATKDKFETHKDVIVVIREMVDRKHMFKSLKALIDNTTYIEWSADESAKKLFRCRLAEVMGCEHGSVALIHRWISHLSSPLWSYWCPGSEM from the coding sequence ATGGATTTGCCATCTACCGTCGCCCTTGTGGTCCTACTGGTGTCTCGGCTCGGAGATGTGTCCTCCTCCAGGTGCTCCTGGTCGTGTAAATGCTATCCCAAAACTAAGATCGCAATCTGTGGGAAGACCAAGCCGGGCATCCGACGAATTCCGACTGTGCCTGGCTACGTGCGCTACTACACCTTCTCCGACGGCAACATCCCCGCGTTAAACAGGACAGCACTGTCGCCGCTCGCCAACAACTCCCTCCTTTCGTTGGCGTTGCTTAGCGACAGCATCGAAACGCTGTCAGCAGACGTGTTCGTCGATTTTCAGGACCTCGTCATGCTCGATCTGAGTGGAAACAAAATCGCGTCGAGTCTGTTGAAATCTGCCTTCTTGTCTCTTGGCTACGAGCTGAAGAGCATCATTCTTGGCAACATGAACTTTGGAGTTATTCCACACGATCTGTTTGAGACCAATAAGACCCTTTATGtcaagaagataattttcagTCACAACAGGCTGACATCTTTTAACGATTCATTGCTTGTACTGATGCCGCATTTAATGCAGCTGGATCTAGGGTTCAACCAGATATCCAATTACTACAACCACTACCACAACAAATACCCTAACCTGAGAAAGATACAACTTAGCCACAATTTGCTAAGAGAGTTTCCAAATTTCTGTTGGGCCAATGGCACAATTCGCTACAACAGACTGGAAAGTCTCGATGTCTCGAACAACGCGATTTTGTCACTGGGAAGTTTATCGCCAACCTGTATtcacaacattaaaaaaattgtgttagATGGTAACCGATTGACAGTACTTAAAAATAACACATTCAGCGACCTTACTCAGTTAGTTACTCTACATTTATCGAGTCTGCGGTACTTAAAAGTGATCGAAGAACTGGCGTTTAACTCCACATCGCTttcaatattaagtttaagttatAACGTAAAAATGAAACCTAGCATGTTTCCCGGAAAGTTTCCATTTATTTGGGCCCCTAAGCTCTCACAACTGAGTCTTCAGGAAACTCGACTTTTGCTTCCATTGCATTTGTTACGGTCCTTGTTGCTTCAGCTAAAATCCATCAGGGAACTGAATTTGCAGAGGACCCGGATCAATACATTACCACCGCGAACACTTTGTCATCTTCATTACCTGAAAAATCTGGATCTCCAGGGAAACTATATGGCCAGGTGGGATGACGAGACGtttagtgacgtcacacagcTGAACTACCTAAACCTCGGTGGTAACCGCATCAGTGTCATCAACGAAACGTCATTTCCGGTCGAGTTCAGGACCGCCATTAAGGCGATCAATCTAGGGAACAACGACTTCCTTTGTACCTGCGCTCTGTTGTGGTTTCGCACGTGGATGAACGAAGTAATAAAGAACAAGACAATAAAGTTCGTGAACTATCCACGTAAATACTACTGTAAAAACCCAAAACACCTCAGACTAGATAAATTTAACCCCACCGCTGACTCTTGCAAAACGCTGAATCCGTACATCATTCCGTTTGTGTCAAGTGGATCGATAGTATTGGTGGTCTTGATTGCCACCATCGTTATATATCGTAATAGATGGACGATTCGGTATTGCATGTATACCAAGAGAAAACGGTCTCAATATCCTCCGCTGCTGGGTGGCGAACACCAACTTAAATACGATGCGTTCGTGTCATTTGATTCTAAGGATTCTGACTGGATGATGGAAGAAGTGGGAAACTTCCTGGAGGGTGAACTAGAGCTCAAACTGTGCATCCACGAAAGAGATTTCAAAGTAGGGGGCATGATTTTCGACAATATCGTAGAGTGCATGGATCAGAGCAAGAAGATAATTTTGATTCTGTCTAACAACTTCGTCAGGAGTAATTGGTGCAAGTGCGAATTGAAACTGGCTACTAAAGACAAATTCGAAACTCACAAAGATGTCATTGTTGTCATCCGTGAAATGGTTGACAGGAAACATATGTTCAAATCTCTCAAGGCGTTGATAGATAATACTACATACATTGAATGGAGTGCAGATGAAAGTGCCAAAAAGCTTTTTAGGTGTCGTCTTGCTGAAGTCATGGGTTGTGAACatgggtctgtcgctttaat